The Antedon mediterranea chromosome 7, ecAntMedi1.1, whole genome shotgun sequence genome has a segment encoding these proteins:
- the LOC140054851 gene encoding uncharacterized protein, which translates to MATALIVIAICGAVFGPSVVLSQSILHFQEEPVSTNVYDGQTVTLRCVLQSSWTTGVVHWVKDELTEISRGSSILTHPLIDYTRFSIVGDRSQGNNNLQIKNVKSSDAGLFVCHLYDSQGYHQAETGSALLKVLPIKPPLPGYPLCPISIPNPGVGDTIILRCYSVGEQPPAILTFWRGQHEEMQVERYIGSYGGVFFERQLNEDDNNSTFTCMAKGPAFKPENHKNCSVIPFFTPTSVNVSPAIAEVPTGMTATFHCKTRAIPQVTKYRWWIWNNGWEKIIRTGGRYAIDGDGESIRILDINKYDNGRKVRCIARNSLGLKGEAEGKLRVYVVRPTARGPNWSGGQPGNNGNNRLYNSTNPTDSYKDDDGIKIGTGPNVILIVGCVVAGFFGIIVIACLVVILIRKDSRNKHRLVHLSTASHPDRINKEGISINDTVDKSSNKLVGYATIDSATTNVPKTSQHCRFTKPGHNTLYAKPVLRTESNTHDLPSNIITTIEKNNVTTKRHIVDPEAILVMYAKPIKGKDDKTNTLGDRPVPSPRKNSIKSSTFPKKQPLVNRPNIDTLHCKPTNNKIYENDLLKQERDETSIIEEARSEQTTNNVEGLVYAELNLQEAPVHFVRIMRSTEYAKIKSNNHNF; encoded by the coding sequence ATGGCAACTGCACTAATTGTGATAGCAATATGTGGCGCAGTATTTGGACCGTCTGTTGTTTTATCTCAATCAATTTTACATTTTCAAGAGGAGCCGGTGTCTACTAATGTGTACGATGGTCAAACAGTAACCCTTCGATGTGTACTTCAGAGTAGTTGGACTACTGGAGTTGTTCACTGGGTAAAAGATGAATTAACAGAGATAAGTCGTGGTTCATCTATTTTAACTCATCCATTAATAGACTATACACGGTTTTCAATAGTCGGCGATAGGTCCCAAGGTAATAATAATTTGCAGATCAAAAACGTTAAATCAAGTGATGCTGGGTTATTTGTATGTCATTTATATGATTCACAGGGTTATCATCAAGCAGAGACGGGTTCAGCATTATTAAAGGTTTTGCCTATTAAACCACCTTTACCTGGGTATCCACTATGCCCTATTAGTATACCTAATCCAGGAGTAGGAGATACTATCATTTTGAGATGTTATTCAGTAGGAGAACAACCTCCTGCAATTCTTACATTTTGGCGTGGACAGCATGAAGAAATGCAGGTTGAACGGTACATAGGATCATATGGAGGTGTGTTTTTTGAACGCCAATTAAACGAAGATGATAACAATTCTACATTTACATGCATGGCCAAGGGACCTGCATTCAAACCTGAAAACCACAAGAACTGCAGTGTTATACCATTTTTTACACCAACATCAGTAAATGTAAGTCCTGCTATCGCGGAGGTACCGACTGGAATGACAGCTACTTTTCATTGCAAAACTAGAGCTATTCCACAGGTTACTAAATATCGTTGGTGGATTTGGAACAATGGATGGGAAAAAATAATACGAACTGGAGGACGATACGCAATTGACGGTGATGGAGAATCGATACGTATACTTGATATAAACAAATATGACAACGGTAGAAAAGTCCGATGCATTGCACGTAATTCGTTGGGTTTAAAAGGTGAAGCAGAAGGTAAACTCAGAGTATATGTAGTAAGACCCACTGCTCGCGGTCCCAACTGGTCTGGTGGACAACCTGGAAATAATGGTAATAATAGGTTATATAATTCTACCAATCCAACAGACAGTTATAAAGATGATGACGGAATTAAAATAGGTACTGGACCAAATGTTATTCTTATTGTTGGTTGTGTAGTTGCTGGTTTTTTTGGAATAATTGTTATAGCATGTCTCGTCGTAATACTTATTCGCAAAGACTCAAGAAATAAACATCGGCTTGTACACCTTTCCACAGCATCACATCCAGATCGTATCAACAAAGAAGGTATTTCGATCAATGATACGGTAGATAAGAGTTCTAATAAACTTGTTGGGTATGCAACAATTGATTCTGCAACTACAAATGTACCTAAAACTTCTCAACATTGTAGATTTACAAAACCAGGACACAACACTTTATATGCAAAACCTGTTTTACGAACAGAATCTAATACGCATGATTTACCGTCAAATATAATAACTACAATCGAGAAAAACAATGTAACTACTAAAAGACACATAGTTGATCCAGAAGCAATTCTAGTCATGTACGCAAAACCCATAAAGGGGAAGGatgataaaacaaatactttagGTGATCGACCTGTGCCCTCCCCAAGAAAAAATTCTATAAAATCAAGTACTTTTCCAAAGAAGCAACCCTTAGTTAACAGGCCAAACATCGATACATTGCATTGTAAACCAACCAACAATAAGATTTATGAAAATGATTTGCTTAAACAAGAAAGAGATGAGACTTCAATTATTGAAGAAGCACGTTCGGAACAAACTACAAATAATGTGGAAGGATTAGTGTATGCGGAATTGAATTTACAAGAAGCACCTGTTCATTTTGTTAGAATAATGAGGTCTACAGAATAcgcaaaaataaaaagcaataatcacaatttttaa
- the LOC140054514 gene encoding uncharacterized protein has protein sequence MKVVALEILLIYIVYICVSTRGQTATLQTSSNSEETFSGQQVTLTCDVENGFDTSRHHIYWSKMDGSKETYLSKDRKVYNSVEVNLRRRLSITGDITQGFFNLHIQETKKKDAGIYICVLYDKRGIDKASIRLDLTIIQVRTPDTGYPKCEMSPKQPRLNDKVTFTCLSKGSIPKVSLNWMRADDTVSQHDVADSTRNAVFTQHIILETDNMVPFTCTAHGTSLHRPINCSVVPFSFPTMVNISPFFKKLTIGQNITLKCTAVAIPSPDRFKWTYGKGNKLIRISKSLGRFELLNNGRTLRIQNISINDNNIPVKCTVRNSMNIKGSKETTLKVISKSSGSNADNNPETSPRIPKPTATNEIITRRKPNRPHLISPGILMDEKIHETVDLNTQDKAPTGNTPLFDKHQPNNNGRAGLLTGGLIGIACLLGAIFLVALMLIKLKRDENSGNLVMTRKLEHTVTYTPERYLCSENGNNKMTNEDSDLSQAVKDRVQAEQLLRNSIIASQAIDNTIDSKNNQKKLKNDLSKTKFTETTRRRPNLVFKRFARPLTADSSPRSMQLKTNSLPSNCNLQTDSSTIQRKEKRTTNNVEGLLYADLDFTNVKTSQNIIPNSCETTYAHIASFLKK, from the coding sequence ATGAAAGTCGTTGCTCTTGAAATTTTACttatatatatagtttatatATGTGTTTCTACTAGAGGACAGACGGCTACTCTACAAACATCTTCCAACTCTGAAGAAACATTTTCTGGTCAACAAGTGACGTTAACCTGTGACGTAGAGAATGGCTTTGATACTAGCCGTCATCACATTTATTGGTCAAAAATGGATGGATCAAAAGAAACGTATCTTAGTAAAGATAGAAAAGTATACAATTCAGTCGAAGTAAATCTACGACGCCGGTTGTCTATCACTGGAGATATTACACAAGGTTTTTTTAATCTTCATATTCAAGAAACAAAAAAGAAGGATGCGggtatttatatttgtgttttatatgaTAAGAGAGGGATAGACAAAGCTTCTATACGATTAGACTTGACTATAATACAAGTAAGAACACCAGATACGGGTTATCCTAAATGTGAGATGTCACCAAAACAACCAAGACTAAATGACAAAGTAACATTTACTTGTCTATCAAAAGGAAGCATTCCAAAGGTTTCGCTAAACTGGATGAGAGCTGATGATACTGTATCTCAACATGATGTTGCGGATTCTACAAGAAATGCTGTTTTTACACAACACATAATATTAGAAACTGACAACATGGTTCCTTTTACATGTACTGCACATGGAACCTCATTACACCGTCCCATAAATTGTTCTGTTGTTCCTTTTTCGTTTCCTACCATGGTGAACATCtctcctttttttaaaaagctaaCAATTGGCCAgaatattacattaaaatgtacAGCTGTAGCCATTCCTAGTCCTGATAGATTCAAGTGGACATATGGTAAAGGAAATAAGTTAATTAGAATTTCAAAAAGTTTAGGCCGTTTCGAACTTTTAAACAACGGAAGAACATTAAGAATTCAAAATATATcgattaatgataataatataccaGTGAAGTGCACCGTTAGGAACTCAATGAATATTAAAGGGTCAAAGGAAACTACGTTAAAAGTAATATCCAAATCTTCAGGATCGAATGCCGATAATAATCCAGAAACAAGTCCTCGGATACCAAAGCCAACAGCTACAAATGAGATAATTACAAGAAGAAAACCTAATAGACCACATCTAATTTCTCCTGGTATCCTCATGGATGAGAAGATACATGAAACAGTAGATTTAAATACACAAGATAAAGCACCTACGGGCAATACACCTCTATTTGACAAACATCAACCTAACAATAATGGCAGGGCAGGACTTTTAACAGGTGGTCTAATTGGTATAGCTTGTCTTCTTGGGGCAATATTTTTAGTTGCTTTGATGCTCATCAAGTTAAAAAGAGATGAAAATAGTGGAAATCTTGTTATGACTAGAAAATTAGAGCATACTGTTACATATACACCGGAACGATATTTATGTTCAGAAAATGGCAACAACAAAATGACTAACGAAGATTCTGATCTTTCACAAGCAGTCAAAGATCGCGTTCAAGCTGAACAACTTTTAAGAAATTCTATTATTGCATCACAGGCAATAGACAACACTATAGATTCGAAAAATAATCAGAAAAAGTTAAAGAATGATTTATCGAAAACAAAATTCACTGAAACAACGCGTCGCCGACCCAATTTAGTATTTAAGCGTTTCGCTCGTCCTCTAACAGCCGACTCTTCTCCTAGAAGTATGcagttaaaaacaaattcacTTCCGTCGAATTGCAATCTACAAACTGATTCTAGCACAattcaaagaaaagaaaaaagaacaacAAACAATGTTGAGGGGCTTTTATATGCGGATTTAGACTTTACGAATGTTAAAACTAGTCAGAACATTATTCCAAATAGTTGTGAAACCACGTATGCTCACATAGCGAGTTTTCTTAAAAAGTAG
- the LOC140054155 gene encoding uncharacterized protein, which translates to METTAVFFLFLFSFINKSFANLIHQPEDTIAEVGDTVVLRCSVDPGPEVNVYWQLLTADAVVYLTDNTRVYPGSESNTLNDRLTIVGDDKTGVFDLRIKPIYGSDSGKFLCLYFVDGLHQKSSRVATLTVLSPPFEEYPICSLTPKNNLQIGDFIRMTCVTSGGIPPARIYWKRFEEMLPAYLHEQDGRIYISYEFTLSELDNGAVFTCEAVSPAIRSPRFCSVRPYRNETKVRIHSRSKLIIGNDGIFDCIASAIPPADIFEWRINNNIVDVKDGRLHLENYNQTLRISSLNISDKNNEISCVAGNTYVVVTGNASMSLSISKVASVNGPEIVGICIGIFLVIISAVILLYFLLKYKKKRDFFKDLDFDKACRNSYVFPRQFFSRRSQNECMNRKDTAPENDRRQSRVIVCSTPQEAINIHSTELQRIPENQSPNPRYSVGFYSTNATVSNHNESRLYNEVLGDKDDEIQEDIYANIDDEDNPKATPPKPPSQSLKPRISGPILNYSTNNSVDLANAMYVGIID; encoded by the coding sequence ATGGAAACGACTGCCgtatttttcttatttctatTTAGTTTCATTAATAAATCGTTTGCTAATCTAATTCATCAACCTGAAGACACCATTGCTGAAGTCGGGGATACTGTAGTTTTAAGGTGTTCAGTTGATCCAGGACCAGAAGTGAACGTTTACTGGCAATTATTAACAGCAGACGCTGTGGTATATTTAACAGACAATACGCGCGTCTATCCCGGTAGCGAATCCAATACTCTAAACGATAGACTTACAATTGTAGGTGATGACAAGACAGGGGTATTTGATTTAAGAATAAAACCAATTTATGGAAGCGATTCAGGAAAATTCctatgtttgtattttgttgatGGATTACATCAGAAGTCATCACGTGTCGCTACTCTTACAGTTCTATCGCCACCGTTTGAAGAGTACCCGATTTGTTCTTTGACTCCAAAGAATAATCTACAAATTGGTGATTTTATACGGATGACATGTGTGACATCAGGAGGAATACCGCCTGCTAGGATATATTGGAAACGATTTGAAGAAATGTTACCTGCCTATTTACATGAACAAGATGGACGAATATATATTTCCTATGAATTTACATTATCTGAATTGGACAACGGTGCTGTATTTACATGTGAAGCCGTGTCACCTGCCATTAGGTCACCACGGTTTTGTAGCGTCAGACCATATCGAAATGAAACGAAAGTTCGAATCCACTCTAGATCTAAATTAATTATTGGCAATGATGGCATATTCGATTGTATAGCCTCTGCAATTCCACCAGCAGATATTTTCGAATggcgaataaataataatattgtagatGTAAAAGATGGTAGACTTCACTTAGAAAATTATAACCAAACATTACGTATATCTTCGCTAAATATTTCAGATAAAAATAATGAGATATCTTGTGTTGCAGGAAACACGTATGTCGTAGTGACTGGTAACGCATCAATGAGTTTGTCCATAAGCAAGGTAGCCTCGGTAAATGGACCTGAAATTGTTGGTATATGCATTGGAATATTTCTGGTAATTATTTCGGCtgtcattttattgtattttttgcttaaatacaaaaagaaacGTGACTTTTTTAAAGATTTAGATTTTGACAAAGCATGTAGGAATAGTTACGTCTTTCCTCGTCAGTTTTTCTCAAGAAGATCACAAAATGAATGTATGAATCGAAAAGACACAGCACCTGAAAACGATCGCCGCCAGTCTCGAGTAATTGTATGCTCGACACCACAAGAAGCAATTAATATACACAGCACAGAATTACAACGGATTCCAGAGAATCAATCGCCTAATCCACGTTATTCTGTTGGATTTTATTCGACAAATGCTACAGTCTCTAATCACAATGAATCAAGACTTTATAATGAAGTATTAGGTGATAAAGATGACGAGATTCAAGAAGACATATATGCAAACATAGACGACGAAGATAACCCAAAAGCAACTCCACCTAAGCCTCCTTCACAATCATTAAAACCACGAATAAGTGGACCTATCCTTAACTATAGTACCAACAATAGTGTTGATTTAGCTAATGCTATGTATGTGGGTATCATTGATTGA